One part of the Sphingobacterium sp. LZ7M1 genome encodes these proteins:
- a CDS encoding CitMHS family transporter: MLSIIGLITILVIVILLMGKRFSPIVVLSIVPLAAAMLAGFSQSEIATFYTEGINKVTGIAVMFIFAILFFGILQDIGFFDPLINLVLRKTGSNPIAITCGTVIIAAIAHIDGSGASTFLLTIPPLLPIYQRLKMSPHLLLLLVGLSAGVMNLIPWAGPMGRAGIVLEMDPFDLWKPLIPIQIMGFLLVLMMGFYFGWREKVKNNGKLVDLTLEEENPEIMEHTTHIDKKHIKPLWLNSLIALFIFILLFSGILPPGLIFMLGCSIILFLNFPKKDQQMQRIKAHAPNALLMASIIIVAGSFMGILSESGMLESIANDLVKVLPKQAVPNLHYIIAFLGVPIELLLSTDATYFALFPVIEQIVSEYGVDSSRAIQFMMVGNIVGTFICPFAPAVWLAVGLANVELGKYIKYAFFWVWAFGIVLLFIMYLWM; this comes from the coding sequence ATGCTAAGTATTATTGGCTTGATAACAATCCTGGTAATTGTTATTCTTTTGATGGGTAAGCGATTTTCTCCCATTGTCGTTCTGAGTATTGTCCCCCTTGCGGCTGCAATGCTGGCGGGGTTTTCCCAAAGTGAAATTGCAACCTTCTATACTGAAGGAATCAATAAAGTTACTGGGATTGCTGTCATGTTTATTTTTGCGATCCTCTTTTTTGGGATATTGCAGGATATCGGGTTTTTCGACCCCCTTATAAATCTTGTTCTGAGAAAAACGGGTTCCAATCCGATAGCCATCACTTGCGGTACGGTAATAATAGCCGCTATAGCCCATATTGACGGGTCCGGAGCATCAACCTTCCTCTTAACGATTCCTCCCTTGCTCCCTATCTATCAACGCCTAAAAATGAGCCCCCATTTGCTACTCCTCTTGGTTGGTTTAAGTGCTGGAGTCATGAACCTGATCCCTTGGGCAGGCCCAATGGGCCGAGCCGGCATTGTTCTGGAAATGGATCCCTTTGATTTATGGAAACCTTTGATTCCAATACAGATCATGGGCTTTTTATTGGTCCTGATGATGGGCTTTTATTTTGGTTGGCGAGAGAAAGTGAAGAACAATGGAAAGTTGGTTGATCTAACACTTGAAGAAGAAAACCCAGAAATAATGGAACATACAACACATATTGACAAAAAACATATTAAACCACTTTGGTTAAACAGTCTGATTGCTCTATTTATCTTTATATTATTGTTCTCTGGAATATTGCCACCGGGTTTAATATTTATGTTGGGCTGCAGTATCATTCTCTTCTTAAACTTTCCAAAAAAAGATCAACAGATGCAACGGATAAAAGCTCATGCCCCCAATGCCTTATTAATGGCTTCCATAATTATTGTTGCAGGATCTTTTATGGGTATCCTCAGCGAAAGTGGTATGCTTGAATCCATTGCCAATGATCTCGTAAAAGTATTACCAAAACAGGCGGTTCCCAATCTACACTATATCATCGCCTTTCTCGGTGTTCCAATTGAACTCTTGCTCAGTACAGACGCGACCTATTTCGCTTTATTTCCTGTCATCGAACAGATCGTTTCGGAATATGGAGTCGATAGCAGCCGGGCAATACAATTTATGATGGTAGGAAATATTGTAGGTACATTTATTTGCCCTTTTGCTCCAGCTGTGTGGTTGGCAGTGGGATTAGCCAATGTGGAATTGGGAAAATATATTAAATATGCTTTCTTCTGGGTATGGGCTTTTGGCATCGTCTTATTGTTCATTATGTATTTATGGATGTAA